The following proteins are encoded in a genomic region of Cyclonatronum proteinivorum:
- a CDS encoding ABC-F family ATP-binding cassette domain-containing protein, with protein sequence MTYLSVENLSKSFGIKPLFSGITFGLSRGDKTALVAPNGTGKSTLLKVLAGKETADSGEVMVRNGIRLAWLEQEPALDNALTIREYIGRAGSETAAIIQRYEAAVQAQTENYSEQTQQAFDAALAAMEAAGAWDYEQRMESILSKLGITQLDQSISTLSGGERKRVALAFALLENPDLLLLDEPTNHLDVEMIEWLETWLIKSTVTLLMVTHDRYFLDRICTHIIEIDAGRLYHHKGNYSYYLEKKAERQEIEQVEIGKAGQLLKKELEWMRRSPKARTTKSKSRISAFYETEKKAKQKTDDSQLRLEVSMTRIGGKVLELEGVNKCFGDTVILKDFSYEFQRGERIGIIGRNGVGKSTFLNMLTGEEPVDSGWLDSGTTLVYGHYKQRVVDFDEERRVIDIIKDVAEYIELADGNRISASQFLEHFMFPGKMQYTPVGKLSGGERRRLALMMVLIKNPNFLILDEPTNDLDLITLNRLEEFLLDFKGCLIIVSHDRFFMDKLVQHYFVFEGDGVVRDFNGTWYEYRQEQEALEAEARERKNAERDKLQQGAEKSGAARAASGRKGLSFKERKRYEKLEAEIEKVTASREEVEAAMNQTGLSPEEITRLAAQYAEIGEALESLEIEWLELAERAEET encoded by the coding sequence ATGACCTACCTTTCGGTTGAAAACCTTTCCAAAAGTTTTGGCATCAAGCCATTGTTCAGCGGCATAACCTTCGGGCTTTCGCGGGGGGACAAGACCGCGCTGGTTGCACCCAACGGCACCGGCAAATCGACCCTGCTGAAGGTGCTGGCCGGAAAAGAAACCGCAGATTCCGGCGAAGTGATGGTGCGCAACGGCATCCGGCTGGCCTGGCTGGAGCAGGAACCCGCGCTGGATAATGCCCTCACGATTCGGGAGTACATCGGACGGGCGGGTTCAGAAACCGCCGCGATTATCCAGCGCTACGAAGCCGCGGTGCAGGCGCAGACGGAAAACTATTCCGAGCAAACACAGCAGGCGTTCGACGCCGCGCTTGCCGCTATGGAGGCTGCCGGTGCCTGGGATTACGAGCAGCGCATGGAGAGCATCCTGAGCAAGCTCGGCATCACGCAGCTTGATCAGTCCATCAGCACGCTATCGGGCGGCGAGCGCAAACGGGTTGCCCTGGCTTTTGCGCTGCTCGAAAACCCGGACCTGCTCCTGCTCGATGAGCCGACCAATCACCTCGATGTGGAAATGATCGAGTGGCTCGAAACCTGGCTCATCAAAAGCACGGTCACCCTGCTGATGGTCACGCACGACCGCTATTTTCTGGACCGCATCTGCACGCACATCATCGAAATAGACGCCGGACGACTGTACCACCACAAGGGCAATTATTCCTACTACCTCGAGAAAAAAGCCGAGCGGCAGGAAATCGAACAGGTAGAAATCGGCAAGGCGGGTCAGCTCCTGAAAAAAGAGCTGGAATGGATGCGGCGCTCGCCCAAGGCCCGCACGACCAAATCCAAATCGCGCATTTCCGCTTTTTACGAGACCGAGAAAAAGGCCAAACAAAAAACGGATGACAGTCAGCTGCGTCTCGAAGTAAGCATGACCCGCATAGGCGGCAAAGTTCTCGAGCTTGAAGGCGTGAACAAATGTTTCGGCGATACGGTGATTCTGAAGGACTTCAGCTACGAATTTCAGCGGGGGGAGCGCATCGGCATTATCGGGCGCAATGGCGTTGGCAAAAGCACTTTCCTGAACATGCTCACGGGCGAGGAGCCGGTCGATTCCGGCTGGCTCGACAGCGGCACGACGCTGGTGTACGGGCATTACAAGCAGCGCGTCGTTGATTTTGATGAAGAGCGCCGGGTGATTGATATCATCAAAGATGTGGCCGAGTACATTGAGCTGGCCGACGGCAACCGGATTTCGGCTTCGCAGTTTTTGGAGCATTTCATGTTTCCCGGCAAGATGCAGTACACGCCCGTCGGCAAGCTCAGCGGCGGTGAAAGGCGGCGGCTCGCGCTGATGATGGTGCTGATCAAAAACCCGAATTTTCTAATCCTCGATGAGCCGACCAACGACCTCGATCTCATCACCCTGAACCGTCTCGAAGAGTTTCTGCTGGATTTTAAGGGATGCCTCATCATTGTATCGCACGACCGCTTTTTCATGGATAAGCTGGTGCAGCACTATTTTGTGTTTGAGGGGGATGGCGTCGTGCGCGATTTCAACGGGACCTGGTACGAGTACCGGCAGGAGCAGGAAGCCCTCGAAGCGGAGGCGCGTGAGCGGAAGAATGCGGAGCGGGATAAACTGCAGCAAGGGGCGGAGAAGTCCGGTGCCGCAAGGGCTGCTTCGGGCCGAAAAGGGCTGAGCTTCAAAGAGCGGAAACGCTACGAGAAGCTGGAAGCCGAAATCGAAAAAGTGACGGCTTCGCGGGAAGAGGTGGAAGCAGCAATGAATCAGACCGGACTTTCGCCCGAAGAGATAACCCGGCTTGCCGCGCAGTATGCCGAAATCGGGGAAGCGCTCGAATCGCTCGAAATCGAATGGCTGGAACTGGCCGAGCGGGCCGAAGAAACGTGA
- a CDS encoding transporter, which translates to MQTTVLNERRPSSMLLMVLFGMLLFTSAAEARQGGTLGDSDIRLYTFGGTVSLQSHGYSSTRVGNLREPLGGLATANLNFSVLGFSSGLNIRYSTDNSRLRQDMNEVSFNGGWRWVQLAAGDVSPGLNRYSLRGTRIRGAHLELTPGALRLEAAGGRVNRRVTGLDDSESAFGRSALRQSYERWLYAGRLGLGRKNGNHFYLGVVYAWDEDEELPEIEGGRPRPRPEENLLVSPDFQLSFFDRRFQIEAQNAVSVFSRDTRAEALDLSEAGLPSFLEGIFTPRTSTRVNFATQVQSRIDLSPLNLNLGFERIQPGFRSMGLRNVNDDMQNITVQPQLRLLQGRLNLSTNMRFGRDNILNQRTATQRRTDFGLNAQTQITNNFSLSAGYNRLVNRTEISAPAGDDPTFDYPEQSVISQNFSIQPAYAWSEGSQTHAIAMSANYQVLDVQIDNSDRDLGNTFFSANGTYSLSFTSGLNFNTNLMMARGDAPASDFRNWGLNVGVGHSFFDRKLSVNLNGGFAQNRTETEAGGELRVQAQQQLTGNFTMMYRPIRSNTIRLTARTINNQITEGAGRAFQELEVRLSISQRF; encoded by the coding sequence GTGCAAACTACTGTACTGAATGAGCGCAGGCCGTCAAGTATGCTGCTGATGGTACTGTTTGGAATGCTGTTGTTTACATCTGCCGCTGAAGCCCGTCAGGGGGGTACCCTTGGCGATTCGGATATCAGGCTTTATACTTTTGGCGGCACGGTGAGTCTTCAGTCGCACGGATACAGCTCTACCCGAGTCGGTAACCTGAGAGAGCCGCTCGGTGGGCTGGCAACGGCCAACCTAAATTTTTCTGTACTGGGGTTTAGTTCAGGTCTCAATATCCGCTACTCAACAGATAACTCGCGGCTAAGGCAGGATATGAATGAGGTCAGTTTTAACGGGGGATGGCGATGGGTTCAGCTTGCAGCTGGTGATGTATCTCCGGGGCTTAACCGCTACAGCCTGCGTGGTACACGTATCAGGGGAGCCCATCTGGAGCTCACGCCGGGTGCCTTAAGACTTGAGGCCGCCGGAGGCCGGGTTAACAGACGTGTTACCGGGCTTGATGACTCAGAAAGTGCATTTGGCCGCTCAGCGCTCAGGCAATCCTACGAACGCTGGCTTTATGCCGGCCGGCTTGGGCTGGGCCGGAAAAACGGCAATCACTTTTATCTCGGGGTGGTTTATGCATGGGATGAAGATGAGGAATTACCCGAGATTGAAGGCGGGCGCCCCCGGCCGCGGCCTGAAGAAAACCTGCTCGTGAGTCCTGACTTCCAGCTTAGTTTTTTTGACCGGAGGTTTCAGATTGAGGCTCAAAATGCGGTTTCGGTTTTCAGCCGCGATACAAGGGCTGAAGCCCTTGACCTCAGTGAAGCGGGTTTGCCCTCATTTTTGGAAGGTATTTTTACGCCACGTACATCAACCCGCGTCAATTTTGCCACGCAGGTGCAGAGCCGCATCGATCTCAGTCCGCTCAATCTCAATCTTGGGTTTGAGCGCATTCAGCCGGGTTTCCGGTCTATGGGGCTTCGTAATGTGAATGACGACATGCAGAACATTACGGTGCAGCCGCAGCTTAGGCTGTTACAGGGCAGGCTCAACTTATCCACCAATATGCGGTTTGGCCGCGACAACATTCTTAATCAGCGGACAGCCACACAGCGCAGAACCGATTTTGGTCTGAATGCGCAGACACAAATCACCAACAACTTTTCATTGAGTGCCGGATACAACAGGCTGGTGAACCGGACAGAAATATCCGCACCAGCCGGGGACGACCCAACCTTTGATTACCCGGAACAGTCTGTCATATCCCAAAATTTCAGCATTCAGCCCGCCTATGCATGGTCGGAAGGGAGCCAAACCCATGCCATTGCCATGAGCGCCAACTATCAGGTGCTGGACGTGCAGATTGACAACAGCGACCGCGATTTGGGGAATACATTTTTTTCAGCCAACGGAACGTACAGCCTTTCCTTTACGAGCGGTCTGAATTTCAATACCAACCTGATGATGGCGCGCGGAGATGCGCCTGCAAGTGATTTTCGGAACTGGGGTCTTAATGTCGGGGTAGGGCATTCTTTCTTTGACCGCAAGCTTTCGGTTAACCTCAACGGCGGATTTGCACAAAACAGAACCGAAACCGAGGCCGGTGGCGAACTTAGGGTACAGGCACAGCAGCAGCTGACCGGTAATTTTACAATGATGTACCGCCCGATCCGCTCGAATACAATTCGTTTGACCGCCCGAACCATAAACAATCAGATTACAGAAGGAGCGGGCCGGGCTTTTCAGGAGCTCGAAGTCCGTCTTAGCATAAGTCAGCGTTTCTGA
- a CDS encoding SDR family NAD(P)-dependent oxidoreductase, with translation MKKRMQDKVALITGGAGGIGLETAVLFIEEGAQGIHLVDLDEATLKEAVASLPQGSKVTWSAADVSLNADVERYTREAIAAHGKIDVLFLNAGIEGKVMPITEYPEELFDKVMAVNVKSIFLGLKHAIPHLRENGGGSVMITSSVAGWRGTPNVSAYVTSKHATLGIMKSAALELAADGIRVNSIHPSPVDNRMMRSLEDGFAPGKGDEVKAGFEQMIPLGRYATNREIAEAALFLASDESRFLTGTSITVDGGLNAK, from the coding sequence ATGAAGAAGCGAATGCAGGACAAAGTAGCCCTTATTACGGGTGGTGCCGGCGGCATTGGTCTCGAGACGGCCGTACTTTTTATCGAAGAAGGCGCACAGGGTATCCACCTGGTAGATCTGGACGAAGCAACCCTCAAAGAAGCCGTAGCAAGCCTGCCGCAGGGAAGCAAGGTCACCTGGTCCGCCGCCGATGTAAGCCTGAATGCCGATGTCGAACGCTACACCCGCGAAGCCATCGCCGCGCACGGCAAAATCGACGTGCTTTTCCTTAATGCCGGTATCGAAGGTAAGGTGATGCCCATCACAGAATACCCCGAAGAGCTGTTTGACAAGGTGATGGCCGTGAATGTGAAAAGCATTTTCCTGGGCCTGAAACACGCGATTCCGCACCTGCGCGAAAACGGTGGCGGCAGCGTGATGATCACCTCTTCCGTGGCCGGCTGGCGGGGTACGCCGAATGTGAGCGCCTACGTGACGAGCAAGCACGCAACCCTCGGCATCATGAAATCAGCCGCACTCGAACTGGCCGCCGACGGCATCCGCGTGAACAGCATCCATCCTTCGCCGGTCGATAACCGCATGATGCGCTCCCTCGAAGACGGCTTCGCACCCGGCAAAGGCGACGAAGTAAAAGCCGGATTCGAACAGATGATTCCGCTGGGCCGCTACGCCACCAACCGCGAAATCGCCGAAGCCGCACTCTTCCTCGCATCCGACGAAAGCCGCTTCCTCACCGGCACCTCCATCACCGTTGATGGCGGCCTCAACGCGAAGTAA
- the ruvB gene encoding Holliday junction branch migration DNA helicase RuvB — protein sequence MANPNLNAELREHSFEQSLRPLRLNEFIGQQKIIDNLSVFIKAARMRSESLDHVLLSGPPGLGKTTLATVIANEMGVSMRPTIGPVLEKPGDLAGLLTNLEEGDVLFIDEIHRLNPIVEEYLYSAMEDFKIDIVIDSGPNARSVQIELKRFTLVGATTRKGLLTAPLRARFGIDLRLDYYDTELLQLIARRTASILNIGLSDKGSFEIARRSRGTPRIVNRLVRRTRDFAEVEGTGEITDILADRALNALDVDSNGLDDMDIRILNVLTELYKGKPVGLGTLAVAVNEEKGTIEEVYEPFLIQEGFLQRTPKGRVATQKAFEYLGVKRDAPGDLFG from the coding sequence GTGGCAAATCCCAACCTGAACGCAGAACTCCGCGAACATTCCTTTGAACAAAGCCTGCGACCGCTGCGGCTGAACGAGTTTATTGGTCAGCAAAAAATCATTGATAATCTAAGCGTGTTTATCAAGGCCGCGCGAATGCGGAGCGAATCGCTCGATCATGTGCTGCTTTCTGGCCCGCCGGGTCTCGGCAAAACGACCCTTGCCACGGTCATCGCCAACGAGATGGGTGTCAGCATGCGGCCGACCATCGGGCCGGTGCTCGAAAAACCCGGCGATCTTGCAGGGCTGCTAACCAACCTCGAAGAGGGCGATGTGCTTTTTATTGATGAGATACACCGGCTCAATCCCATTGTGGAGGAGTACCTGTACTCGGCCATGGAGGATTTCAAGATTGACATCGTGATCGACAGCGGCCCGAATGCCCGCAGTGTGCAGATCGAGCTGAAGCGCTTCACCCTTGTGGGGGCGACGACCCGGAAAGGGCTGCTGACAGCTCCGCTTCGCGCACGCTTCGGGATTGACCTGCGCCTCGACTACTACGATACCGAGCTGCTGCAGCTCATCGCCCGGCGGACGGCTTCGATTCTGAACATCGGCCTGAGCGACAAAGGCTCCTTCGAGATTGCCCGCCGCAGCCGGGGCACGCCGCGTATCGTGAACCGGCTCGTGCGCCGAACCCGCGATTTCGCTGAGGTAGAAGGCACGGGGGAAATCACCGACATTCTTGCCGACCGCGCCCTGAATGCGCTCGACGTGGACTCAAACGGACTTGATGATATGGACATCCGTATTCTGAACGTACTGACGGAGCTGTATAAGGGCAAGCCCGTAGGCCTCGGCACGCTCGCGGTTGCGGTGAATGAAGAAAAGGGCACGATTGAGGAAGTATATGAGCCGTTTCTGATTCAGGAGGGTTTCCTGCAGCGCACGCCCAAGGGACGCGTCGCGACGCAGAAAGCATTCGAGTATCTCGGGGTGAAGCGGGATGCGCCCGGCGATTTGTTTGGGTGA
- a CDS encoding formate/nitrite transporter family protein: MKEAKERQYPVFGLDAYSPEQVVERVMKVGVKKVRLPYSKTFALGLLGGCYISLGALYQVVVMANPDISSTAGAVISPLFYAMGYTIGFISGAEIFTSNNLTVMSYASGLVKLYEIVRNWLIVLAGNFLGSIVIVTMFFYSGSAGMFDGLLAENMLLVTSAKMDYTILQMFLLGVLGNLLIVAGVWLSMAGRTVTDKYLALFLPLSAVPAMGFQHATGNMFHFFLSFLLLNDYSYVELPTEITLLQASLSLVVVAFGNIFGGGVLIGLSYYFIFVRGKI, translated from the coding sequence ATGAAAGAAGCAAAAGAAAGACAATATCCGGTATTTGGCCTTGACGCGTACTCCCCGGAGCAGGTAGTAGAGCGGGTGATGAAAGTGGGGGTTAAAAAAGTGCGCCTGCCGTATTCCAAAACATTTGCGCTTGGGCTGCTCGGTGGGTGCTACATTTCCCTCGGTGCCTTATATCAGGTTGTTGTGATGGCGAACCCGGACATCAGCTCAACCGCCGGGGCCGTCATAAGTCCGCTTTTTTACGCCATGGGCTACACCATCGGCTTTATTTCGGGAGCGGAAATTTTCACATCCAACAACCTTACCGTAATGAGCTACGCCTCCGGTCTCGTAAAACTTTATGAGATTGTGCGGAACTGGCTCATCGTGCTCGCCGGGAATTTCCTGGGTTCTATCGTGATTGTGACGATGTTTTTTTACTCCGGAAGCGCGGGCATGTTCGACGGCCTGCTTGCCGAAAACATGCTGCTCGTTACATCAGCCAAAATGGATTACACCATCCTTCAAATGTTTCTGCTCGGGGTTTTGGGTAACCTGCTGATTGTTGCCGGGGTATGGCTTTCGATGGCAGGAAGAACCGTTACTGACAAATACCTCGCCCTTTTTCTGCCGCTATCCGCAGTGCCGGCGATGGGTTTTCAGCATGCTACCGGAAACATGTTCCACTTCTTCCTTTCATTTTTGCTGCTCAACGACTACAGCTATGTCGAGCTGCCAACCGAAATCACGCTTTTACAGGCAAGCCTGAGCCTGGTTGTCGTAGCCTTTGGCAACATCTTCGGAGGCGGCGTGCTTATTGGGTTGAGCTACTACTTCATATTTGTCCGCGGTAAAATCTGA
- a CDS encoding DUF1684 domain-containing protein, with product MSIVRSGFLAAVAALFFAACTAEPTHEEEVNAWHADRIERLSAERGWLKLAGLFWLNDGTHTFGTDTGNDIVLPENSILPFAGSVTVEGNMITLSPAEDGLFMVSGEALHGSLTFPSENPVEAEHGRLAFTFIERGGTIGLRLYDQESYVYTGFTGIERFDVQPQYKVEARLIPHEAPASLPILNVLGQVTDTNSPGVLHFELKGESHTLWALGEENDEQLFLTVADETNRDDTFGGGRFLYVPNPGPNGTVMVDFNKLYNPPCALSEYTTCPLPPPENRLPLRIEAGEKRYHASF from the coding sequence ATGTCTATTGTCCGCAGCGGTTTTCTTGCAGCTGTAGCGGCGCTTTTTTTTGCTGCGTGTACAGCAGAACCAACCCACGAAGAAGAAGTCAATGCCTGGCATGCCGACCGTATCGAAAGGCTCAGCGCAGAACGCGGCTGGCTCAAACTTGCCGGCCTGTTCTGGCTCAATGACGGCACCCACACCTTTGGCACCGATACCGGAAACGACATCGTGCTGCCCGAAAACAGCATCCTTCCCTTCGCGGGTTCGGTTACGGTTGAGGGTAACATGATCACCCTCAGTCCTGCTGAAGACGGCCTTTTTATGGTTAGCGGAGAAGCGCTCCACGGATCCCTCACATTTCCCTCAGAAAACCCGGTCGAGGCCGAACACGGCCGGCTCGCTTTTACTTTTATCGAACGGGGCGGCACTATTGGCCTGCGGCTTTACGATCAGGAGAGCTACGTGTACACCGGCTTTACAGGCATTGAGCGTTTTGATGTTCAGCCGCAGTATAAAGTAGAAGCCCGCCTCATCCCGCACGAAGCGCCGGCTTCCCTGCCCATTCTGAATGTGCTGGGGCAGGTCACCGATACCAACTCACCCGGCGTACTGCATTTCGAACTCAAGGGAGAATCCCACACGCTTTGGGCCCTTGGCGAAGAAAACGACGAACAGCTCTTCCTCACCGTTGCTGACGAGACCAACCGCGACGACACCTTTGGCGGCGGACGCTTCCTCTATGTGCCCAACCCCGGCCCGAACGGCACCGTGATGGTCGATTTCAACAAGCTTTACAACCCGCCCTGTGCACTTTCGGAATACACAACCTGCCCGCTTCCGCCCCCGGAAAACAGATTGCCCCTGCGTATCGAAGCCGGTGAAAAACGCTATCACGCCAGCTTTTAA
- a CDS encoding LruC domain-containing protein produces MKNNITSKTAGLAVLFAGMLLLSSCDTVSTSNDDPTGAFTVPKGFNFQTTTNVTLNLRASDIAAGSTVIRVYDGHPFMGGNIIRETPLTAGQSRTLNLSVGAHAQENLWVLSTLPSGLMSAHKVELSGSTAQVNVVTKRDESESDSGMLRGTFDDPGNHGFVTTGETAWAGLHGTGYTITNDFELGNTNFYENLCWVFAGGQVNGPSPITGQRAFQTQNPTENSFPNSVTTPWIEFNGTGTITFNWTQSGNPTSRRAILGLYYSDVHGNADTANPLYIQAYSANQSGVVMNATVDIPAHLTGVRRLVWNFLEVGGNNRGSLDDIVISGTLATTGAPACAPTGGSANQTEFVNHYPAANVFGTLAFEDNWPGFGDYDMNDLVLGYNIREITNANDEVIRIEMTHQIRAIGGVLRTGFGYQFPFEASAVASVNGQRLNTSLVSNDANGTEAGQDSAVVILWDNSTENMPTFSNVVPGRFTEYDVIESTITFNNPVPKSEVGNAPYNPFIFVHGIRNGEPFGGRGHEVHLKGMPPTSLADENIFGDASDASDPENGLYYQSKDGLNWAIHIPVPFVYPRSQTAITDAYTNFKAWAENGGTAFPDWYVDVEGNLNEEKVYRRPQN; encoded by the coding sequence ATGAAAAACAACATCACCTCCAAAACAGCCGGTTTGGCGGTATTGTTTGCAGGCATGCTCTTACTGAGTTCCTGCGATACCGTTTCGACCTCTAACGACGATCCCACCGGCGCATTCACGGTGCCTAAAGGGTTTAATTTTCAGACAACTACCAATGTAACCCTTAACCTACGTGCATCAGACATTGCGGCGGGAAGCACGGTAATCCGGGTATATGACGGCCATCCGTTCATGGGCGGAAACATAATTCGCGAAACACCGCTAACTGCAGGTCAGAGCCGCACCCTTAACCTTAGCGTTGGCGCACACGCACAGGAAAACCTTTGGGTGCTATCCACACTGCCAAGCGGTCTGATGAGTGCTCACAAAGTTGAGCTATCAGGAAGTACGGCTCAGGTAAATGTAGTAACCAAGCGCGATGAAAGCGAGTCTGACAGTGGTATGCTCCGCGGCACATTCGATGACCCTGGAAATCACGGCTTTGTAACAACAGGCGAGACCGCATGGGCAGGCTTGCATGGCACTGGTTACACGATAACAAATGATTTTGAATTAGGTAATACTAATTTCTATGAGAATCTCTGCTGGGTATTTGCTGGGGGTCAGGTAAACGGTCCCAGCCCGATTACTGGACAGAGAGCTTTTCAAACGCAAAATCCTACCGAAAACAGCTTTCCGAATTCGGTTACAACACCCTGGATTGAATTTAATGGTACGGGTACAATCACATTCAATTGGACGCAAAGCGGTAATCCAACTAGCCGCCGTGCAATATTAGGTCTGTATTACAGCGACGTCCACGGGAATGCAGATACAGCTAACCCGCTATATATACAGGCATATAGCGCAAATCAAAGTGGTGTAGTTATGAATGCAACGGTAGATATACCAGCTCATCTTACTGGTGTGCGCCGTCTGGTTTGGAACTTTTTGGAAGTAGGAGGAAACAACCGTGGTTCACTGGATGACATAGTGATTTCGGGTACACTCGCTACTACTGGAGCTCCAGCATGCGCTCCCACCGGTGGCTCTGCCAATCAAACGGAGTTTGTGAACCACTATCCTGCAGCCAATGTATTCGGTACCCTTGCATTCGAAGACAACTGGCCCGGTTTTGGTGACTATGACATGAACGACCTTGTTCTGGGCTACAACATCCGTGAAATAACCAATGCCAACGATGAAGTGATCCGCATTGAAATGACGCACCAAATCCGCGCAATCGGTGGTGTACTGCGCACCGGCTTTGGGTATCAGTTCCCGTTTGAGGCGTCTGCGGTAGCCTCTGTGAACGGTCAGCGCCTTAACACATCGCTTGTAAGTAATGATGCAAACGGAACCGAAGCGGGTCAGGATAGCGCCGTAGTCATTCTCTGGGATAACTCAACCGAAAACATGCCAACTTTTTCAAATGTGGTTCCCGGGCGCTTTACTGAATATGATGTGATTGAGAGTACAATTACCTTCAATAACCCTGTTCCAAAATCGGAAGTTGGAAACGCTCCGTATAATCCTTTTATCTTCGTTCATGGTATCCGTAACGGCGAACCTTTTGGCGGACGCGGACATGAAGTACACCTGAAAGGCATGCCCCCTACTTCTCTGGCCGATGAAAATATTTTTGGCGATGCAAGTGATGCGTCTGACCCGGAAAACGGCTTATACTACCAAAGCAAGGATGGTCTGAACTGGGCCATTCACATCCCGGTACCGTTTGTGTATCCTAGGAGTCAGACAGCAATCACGGATGCTTACACTAACTTTAAAGCCTGGGCTGAAAATGGTGGAACCGCCTTCCCGGATTGGTACGTGGATGTTGAAGGTAATCTTAATGAAGAAAAAGTTTACCGCAGACCTCAGAACTAA